The proteins below are encoded in one region of Dehalococcoidales bacterium:
- a CDS encoding LAGLIDADG family homing endonuclease — translation MPINVWPAVTYVIDKIPFARIFSPPPSQRKSVEELKEILDSTQPVKPAKTVVTEEEPPRPRETNHPSFIKEEPIEEGEFREEPADLPTKVHLAPRPASISNVTTEETVAYQNREIGKQLLQLERHASQKFTIAGKRCDCLVGGTLIYNNHAPIAIGKIQGTVLTHKGRVQNVTQHMDRLYDGDLREIRVAYSNVPLLITPEHPILGISNAWRNNWKCNYGGLSEENIKWVPASDMTEGSFTAFPRIRRITDMDIITPDLAELLGWYVAEGSKEKDPQNNRIVLSLNKQETDNILRIRALFAKCFGEDTIIRDRETSTQIEYTNKAYIGLFTEFGIGTHNKQIPEWMLYLPEEKQYRFLNGYFHGDGNKRECRSNELQATTVSQQLAYGLRLVLFRLGILHGIHMAKQLDGLIAGRVIIGNGTRYNIRIGGAAAKTLGNKIGFEFKNFNTVNDHTPMNWGDITENYVFLPIKSNEPKEFHGSVYNISVAYDESYLTINGAVHNCGQSRHLLDLESLAEETISMVDNPDIYNRILDFVKDMGPKVTIEALESGQYDVEFAGFVTKARDFRKELLGTLDSKALFPHKEEEKV, via the coding sequence ATGCCAATTAATGTATGGCCAGCTGTTACCTATGTTATCGACAAGATACCCTTCGCCAGAATCTTCTCCCCCCCTCCTTCCCAGAGAAAAAGCGTTGAAGAGCTGAAAGAAATCCTCGATAGTACGCAGCCTGTTAAACCAGCTAAAACCGTTGTCACAGAAGAGGAACCGCCCAGGCCCAGGGAAACCAATCACCCTTCCTTTATTAAAGAAGAGCCAATAGAGGAAGGCGAATTCCGGGAGGAGCCCGCTGATTTACCTACCAAGGTCCACCTGGCGCCCCGGCCAGCCTCCATATCTAATGTAACTACCGAGGAAACGGTCGCTTACCAGAACCGCGAAATTGGCAAACAACTGCTGCAGCTGGAAAGACACGCCAGCCAGAAATTCACGATTGCAGGCAAGCGCTGCGACTGCCTAGTAGGTGGAACACTCATTTATAATAATCATGCCCCCATAGCAATTGGTAAAATCCAAGGCACAGTACTGACTCATAAAGGACGAGTTCAAAATGTTACACAACACATGGATAGGCTTTATGATGGGGATTTGAGAGAGATACGAGTTGCCTATTCTAATGTCCCTCTCTTGATAACACCAGAACACCCCATACTGGGTATCTCTAACGCATGGAGAAATAACTGGAAATGTAATTATGGCGGTTTATCTGAGGAAAACATAAAATGGGTACCTGCCTCCGATATGACAGAGGGTTCATTTACTGCCTTTCCCCGAATACGACGAATTACCGACATGGATATAATTACACCCGACTTAGCTGAATTACTGGGATGGTACGTAGCCGAAGGTTCAAAAGAAAAGGATCCCCAAAATAACCGAATAGTATTATCTCTCAACAAGCAGGAAACCGATAATATACTGCGCATACGTGCTCTGTTCGCAAAATGCTTTGGGGAAGATACCATCATACGAGATCGGGAAACATCTACCCAGATTGAATATACCAACAAAGCATATATCGGCCTCTTTACAGAATTTGGTATTGGAACTCATAACAAGCAAATCCCAGAATGGATGCTTTACTTACCTGAAGAAAAACAATATAGATTTCTTAATGGTTACTTCCATGGCGATGGTAATAAAAGAGAATGCCGCTCTAATGAGCTTCAAGCTACTACCGTTTCACAACAACTAGCTTATGGACTGAGACTGGTGTTATTCAGACTGGGCATACTTCATGGAATCCATATGGCAAAACAGCTTGATGGTTTGATCGCAGGACGGGTTATTATTGGTAATGGTACGCGTTATAATATCCGAATAGGTGGTGCAGCAGCAAAAACACTTGGTAACAAGATAGGCTTTGAATTTAAAAACTTTAATACAGTCAATGACCATACACCAATGAATTGGGGAGATATTACTGAAAATTATGTCTTCCTTCCCATCAAATCTAACGAACCAAAGGAATTCCATGGCTCTGTTTATAATATAAGTGTAGCTTATGACGAAAGCTATCTTACTATTAACGGTGCTGTCCATAACTGTGGCCAATCCAGGCATTTGCTCGACCTGGAATCCCTGGCAGAAGAAACCATTTCGATGGTCGATAATCCTGATATTTACAACCGTATTCTGGATTTCGTTAAGGACATGGGTCCTAAAGTAACTATTGAGGCCCTTGAATCCGGCCAATACGATGTTGAGTTTGCAGGATTTGTTACCAAGGCCCGGGACTTCCGAAAAGAGCTCCTGGGGACTCTCGATTCTAAAGCTTTATTTCCACATAAAGAGGAGGAGAAAGTTTAA